The window CAACTTCCTTTGTGGAGttctataaattcaagagactacGTACACTTCTGTTACTTCAGGGATACAAATCCAAGACTGGACCTATCCCAGATGACCTCTTTACAGAACTCAGTTCTTTGCGGGTATTGGTCTTGCATCGTAGAGATATAAATGAGTTGCCAAATTCTGTTGGGAGCTTGATTCAGCTTCGGTACCTAGGCCTCTCCGGTACTGACATCAAAACACTACCTCAGTCAATTGGTAAACTCTATAATCTGCAAGTACTGAACTTAAAAAACTGCAATTTACTGGTTAAAATACCTGATGGCATTACCAGACTGATCAATTTGCGACATCTTGAAGCAACTACAAAGTTGATCACCAAAATAACTGGATTGGGGAACCTAACCTGCCTCCAAGAATTAGAGAAATTCACTGTTCGCAAGGCTAGAGGACACAAGATAAAAGAGTTGAAAGAAATGAACGAGCTTCGAGGAAATCTACGAATTAAAAAGCTTGAGAACGTGTTCAATGGAAAACAGGCAAGTGAGGCTAACTTATATGCCAAAGAGTTCCTTCATACTCTCAGCCTTGAGTGGTCAGATGAGAGAAATGTCAACTGTGAAGGTGAAAATCTCCACGAGGAAGTACTTGAAGCCCTTCAACCACACCATGATCTGAAGGAGCTTACAATCATGGGCTATGCGGGTACCAAGTTTCCAAGTTGGCTAGGTCATCCATCATTCTGCTACTTACAGACCATTCACATGTCCAATTGCAGAAGATGCATAGTTCTTCCACCTCTTGGACAGTTGCCCCTGCTTAGATATCTGGATATCAGCGGAGTGCATGGATTGATAAGAATCAGTGAAGAGTTTTCAGGTATCACTGATATCCAAGGGTTCCCATCATTGGTTGAACTATTACTTGATGATATGCCTGATCTTGTGGAATGGATTTGCTCAGATTATGTTTCGTTGTTCCCTTGCCTTACCGAAGTTGAAATTGTGGATTGTCCAAAGCTAAGAGAGCTGCCTAGTCTCCCTCGAACAATAACAAGGCTCAAGATTTCAGACATAGGGATTAATTTTCTTCCAGGATTGCAGAATTCGGACTCATTGCACTTGCCGAGACTCTCTGTCCTGCAAATTAATGAATGTGTGAACCTGGCATCATTGCAGCAAGGCCTTCTTGAGCAGCAACTGAGGGCTCTCGAGCAGTTGACAATCACTGGttgccaagagcttgccaaactcCCTACAGAAGGTTTCAGAAGCCTTGTTTCACTAAAGAGCCTACACATTTACAACTGCCCCAAACTTGGGACTCGGGAAGATGATAGAGCCCTGCTTCCCAGCTCACTTGAAGATCTTAGGATAAGTTCATGCTCCAAACTGGTTAAAAAGCTACTTGAAGAGCTTAAGCACCTCTCATATCTTCAACATCTGAGGATCAAAGATTGCCCTGACCTGTATTATTTTCCGGAGGAAGGACTTCCTATCACACTTAAGTTTATTGGGATATCTGATTGCATCAACCTCCAACTATTGCCTGCCAGGATTCAAGAACTCTCTTCACTGACAACTCTGACCATAGTCAATTGCCAACAAGTCCAGTACTTGCCAGAGGCAGGCCTACCCATTGAACTGCAAGAATTATGCATCAAAGAATGTCCATTGTTGAAAGAGCGTTGTCAAGAGAGAACCGGAGAAGACTGGCACAAGATAGTTCACATCCCCAGAATAGAAATTGATGAGTTAATTCTGAGGCGATTAGGATAACAGCAACCTGCTGCATCATTGCACAGCCTGCAcaaagaaaaatgccatgatgcACTATGATGATACCAAGTCCATTGCCAACAATTACTTTTATTTAATCCTTCAATCACTACATCCAATGAGAAAGTTGGTATCAACCATTGTTCCTGTCCATACACAACATTGTTCAATGGACAGTAGTCATTTAATATAACATACTACTGTTCTGGTATTGTTACATGGTCACTTGATCATCTTGATTACCACCTAGGTGGTGGGCAAGGCTCAAGGCACTCGAGTGATGCCTGATCGGGTCATTATATGCCGATACACAATCATTCATATTTTTGTAGGCCAATGCATACATTCATGTATGAAtgaattatattaaatttatgtGTCAAAATCTTGATTCCTATGTTAGGATCCAACAAACCTGAACCAACCAACACCATCTAATACATTGTAGGATATGAAATTGGTGAAATTGTGATAAGATCTAGATCTGAATCTTAGGATTGCGTGGGATCGAAAATCCTACTTTGGATCCAAAGGATCACAAATAAAGATCAATTTTTCTGATCAAACTTACCCTAGATTTAGCAT of the Musa acuminata AAA Group cultivar baxijiao chromosome BXJ2-10, Cavendish_Baxijiao_AAA, whole genome shotgun sequence genome contains:
- the LOC135625499 gene encoding disease resistance protein RGA2-like yields the protein MAGEAVLGAFMQVLFDKIITTVLDETRSLWGAHGELQNMTTTLPTIQALLEDAEEKQLKDKSVRYWLAKLKDVAYDMDELLDKYTAEVLKRKTEREAQSMQVCSCFANICWHGLLQFKLRHRIRAIRERFDKIARERESLGLQILDWTDQLQVTERPQTSSLVDDINVVGRETDKEKIIKILLADAGSTPNVSVLPIVGMGGLGKTTLAQLVYNDHRVKEHFQLRIWVCVSEIFDETKLTKETLEATTSGYSCTTRNLNLLHEELVEKFKGKRFLLILDDVWNEDPNKWYTYSNALRSGNRGSKIIVTTQNESVGRIMGGVSPYKLKQLSDSECWTVFRNYAFFNGNSRIYPNLEKIGRDIVQKLEGLPLGAKTLGSLLYSKTNEEDWKNILKSEIWELTPGKNNILPALRLSYKHLTPHLKQCFAFCSVFHKDYIFERSILVKIWMALGFIQPHRSKRLEDIGNSYFDELVTRSFFQSHNGNYVMHDAIHKLAQSLSVGECHKMEEDLGNNDPKKLHHLSFSCANSVPTSFVEFYKFKRLRTLLLLQGYKSKTGPIPDDLFTELSSLRVLVLHRRDINELPNSVGSLIQLRYLGLSGTDIKTLPQSIGKLYNLQVLNLKNCNLLVKIPDGITRLINLRHLEATTKLITKITGLGNLTCLQELEKFTVRKARGHKIKELKEMNELRGNLRIKKLENVFNGKQASEANLYAKEFLHTLSLEWSDERNVNCEGENLHEEVLEALQPHHDLKELTIMGYAGTKFPSWLGHPSFCYLQTIHMSNCRRCIVLPPLGQLPLLRYLDISGVHGLIRISEEFSGITDIQGFPSLVELLLDDMPDLVEWICSDYVSLFPCLTEVEIVDCPKLRELPSLPRTITRLKISDIGINFLPGLQNSDSLHLPRLSVLQINECVNLASLQQGLLEQQLRALEQLTITGCQELAKLPTEGFRSLVSLKSLHIYNCPKLGTREDDRALLPSSLEDLRISSCSKLVKKLLEELKHLSYLQHLRIKDCPDLYYFPEEGLPITLKFIGISDCINLQLLPARIQELSSLTTLTIVNCQQVQYLPEAGLPIELQELCIKECPLLKERCQERTGEDWHKIVHIPRIEIDELILRRLG